In Solimonas sp. K1W22B-7, the DNA window CCTTCGGCCACCGCGCGCCGTTCTTCAAGTTCTTCATCAAGCAGGAGCTGATCTGGGTGCCCTTGCTGGGCCTGGCCTGGTGGGGGCTCGACTACCCCTTCATGAAGCGCTACAGCGCCGAGAAGCTGGCGAAGTACCCGGAGCTGCGCGGCAAGGACGTGGAAACCACCAAGCGCGCCTGCCAGAAATTCCGCAACCAGCCGGTGCTGGTGCTGAACTTCCTCGAGGGCACCCGCTTCACCCCCGCCAAGCACGAACATCAGCAGTCGCCGTACCGGCACCTGCTCAAGCCCAAGGCCGGCGGTTTCGCGTTTGCCATGAACGCCTTCGGCGAGCGGCTCAATTCGCTGCTCGACATCACCATCGTCTACCCCGGCGGCGCGCAGGGCATCTGGGCACTGCTCTCGGGCCGCGTGCCCAAGGTGATCGTCGAGGTGCGGCAGCTGACGATCCCGCATGAGCTCTATGCCGGCGACTACGAGAACGACCCGGTGTTCCGCCAGCGCTTCCAGCACTGGATCGCGGAACTGTGGGAGCGCAAGGAAGAACGCATCGCTGAATTGCTCGGGG includes these proteins:
- a CDS encoding acyltransferase → MLQFLPAPLLGALVMVLLIVNTVFWVIPVYALVLVKLVTPAGTARDAVSRAAAALAQNWAGVNSWMVGALMKTEWDIRIDPQARLDPRGQYLACANHQSWNDIVVLMKTFGHRAPFFKFFIKQELIWVPLLGLAWWGLDYPFMKRYSAEKLAKYPELRGKDVETTKRACQKFRNQPVLVLNFLEGTRFTPAKHEHQQSPYRHLLKPKAGGFAFAMNAFGERLNSLLDITIVYPGGAQGIWALLSGRVPKVIVEVRQLTIPHELYAGDYENDPVFRQRFQHWIAELWERKEERIAELLGGTQQPAAN